TCGAATTTGATCGCTCCTCCAGCAATCTTGAGTTCACTAAACGCATTTTCAATGGGAACATCCTTAAACAAGAATTTCTTGGAATAGAGTTGAAGTGAAGCGGTGACATTTTCAGGATCTTTAGTATTAAGACTAAAGCTCCCTTCGAGTTGAAGCGGTTTTTGGGTTTCGAATAAATCAACAATAGAGAGGATCTTACTCCAGAGAGAATCAAGGAATTGGATTTGTTCTTCGGTTAAAGGCTTGAATAGAGGAAAACCGTTGATAACGATTTTACCTTTTAAATCGAAATTGAGATTAAGCACTCTTCCTTTAGCTTTTTTAATTTCTATCTCATCGGCATTTAAATTAACTGAAGCATTGACTTGATGGATCTCTATTTCATTGTGGGGGGACAAAGGGATATCGATGGTGGCATTAGAAACGACAGCACTCTGGATAAGGGGATTGCCTTTCAGCCAAGAATACCAGTCGACCGATAAATGAACCTTGTCTACTTGAAGCCAGATCGATTGCCTATCTTTTTCACGAAATACAATAACTCTATTGGCAACAAGATTTCCTCTTGGATCTATGGATAATTTGTCCAGTGAGATAATCATTCCTCGCGACTCCAGTTCCGAGAGGACCAATTGTTTGACTTGGGGAGGAAAACCAAAAAATCGAAGATACAAAAATATAGCTAAAACAATTCCAAGTAGTGATACAATAAAGGAGATGAGAAGCTTTTTTAAAAAAGAACAACAGTAATGCCAAAAGGCACTGTAAAATCGATAGGGAATAATTTCAGCAGACTTTTGTTCTTTTTTTTTGACGACAGAATGAGATTTTGATGTCTTTTTATGCACGTGCAATTAAGATATACTATTTGTTTTTGTTATTTATGACAGAATTATCGCTTTTAGAAAAGATTGTTGCGCTTTGTAAACGGAGAGGAATTATTTTTCCTTCGTCAGAAATATATGGAGGGATCAACGGGGTTTGGGATTTTGGGCCGCTGGGTGTAGAACTCAAGAGGAATATCAAAGAGTCCTGGTGGAAAGCCATGACTCAGTTGCGGACAGATGTCGTAGGCATGGATGGTTCTATCTTGATGAACAGGGAGGTTTGGAAAGCAAGCACACATGAAGATCAATTTGTTGATTGGTTTGTCGATTGTAAAGTGTGTCATGCTCGGTTTAGACTGGATCATTTAAAAGAAAGTAGTTGTCCTTTGAAACCTTCAAAACATCCTGGAGAATGTGGAGGCGAACTGACCGAGCCGAGGCGATTTAACCTTCTTTTTAAAACTTATGTGGGTCCTCTTGAAGAAGAAAGCGCTCTGACATATCTTCGTCCAGAGACCGCCCAGTCTATTTTTGTTCAATTTAAAAATGTACTGGAAAGCTCCCGCATGAAAATCCCTTTTGGGATAGCCCAGATAGGAAAAGCTTTCCGGAATGAAGTCAATCCTCGCAATTTTATATTTAGATCTCGTGAATTTGAGCAAATGGAACTGGAGTATTTCGTTCCTCCAGATACCGGTTTGCAGTATATCGAGCAGTGGAAAGAAGAAAGGGTTAGATGGTATGAGTCTATTGGGATAGCCAAGGAACATATTCATGTGCGCGAAGTCCCGGAGGGAGAGAGAGCGTTTTATTCTTTAAAAACCTATGATTTAGAATACGATTTTCCTTTTGGCAGACAGGAGCTTGAGGGTATAGCTTACCGAACGGATTTTGATTTGAAACAACATCAAATCTTTAGTGGAAAACCCCTAGAATATTATGATGAGGAAAGAAAATGTAAATATATTCCTCATGTTGTAGAACCCAGTGCAGGGGTTGATAGAACACTTTTAGCCCTACTCTGTGAATCTTACAGTGAAGAAGAAATCATCGGGGAAAATGGACAGAAAGAAAAAAGGGTTGTGTTACGGTTTTCTCCTCGGATCGCTCCCATTAAAATAGGGGTTTTCCCTCTATTGAAAAATAAAGCTGAACTTGTCCAAAAAGCTCAATCAGTGTTTTCTCGACTTAAAGTTCATTTTAAGTCCTTCTATGATGAATCGGGGGCGATAGGCAGGCGCTACCGGCGGATGGATGAAATTGGAACCCCTTTTTGCGTAACCATAGATTTTGAAACCCTTGAAGGAGTTAGAGAAGGAAAGCTTGCGGGGAAAAAAGACACAGTAACGGTTCGCTATCGGGACAGTATGAAACAAGACCGGGTAGGAATCGAAGAACTCGTTGATTTTATAAGACAAAAAATAGGATAGTTTATCGGATAGAGCTTAAAGGAAAAAAGTGGCGGAGAGGATAGGGGTCATAACATTTTCTCTTCATCGACCGAGAAATCGGCTAAGGATGGATCATCATTCTGGATAGTGATTTGGAAAAACTCAAGGCAGTGTGTCTAGGGCATAGCATATCTAATCTGGAGAATTTTTAAAAACCGGCTGTGCCCTCCGGCTCAAGTGCTTGGAATGGTAATTTTTGGTTTTGATGGGCTAACTGAACTTTCGAAACTCTGAGACATAAAGTGTTGGAGCAGAATGATATTGACTTTTTATTCTGCCTACAAGGCTCACTTGGGCAGATGAGCAAAGAGCGTAAGCAGGTCGAGTTTTTGAAGCAACGCGTTGAACTCTTTATGGATCCAGGATAAGAGCCCAATCACAGTCTTTCCCTTGGTAGAGAGTTAGAACAAGCGGATTGCCTGTAGACCGCGGAGCCTTGGGTTATTCTTTAGATGAATCTTCGATAAAATTCTTTGTAACTCATTAAGGAAGATGTAATTTGGAAAACTAAAAATACAGCTATCTTCATATCCTTTTCGGACATAAGAGCTTAATAACTGATCTTCCTTATAATTTTGAGCATTATTTAGGCAGATCTAGGACTTAGGGCCAATAATGTAGGACGTAATATGTGAATAAATATTAACAATTCTTCTCTTTGACAGTACACATATAATGCTGGTAGACTGACGGCTGAATCGTCCGCAACACAGATTGCTCGGTAGAATAACCGACTTGGGCGATTTCAGGAAACACCCAGAAGGAGAACAACATAATGAGCGAATACGAAGAGAAGTGCTGTTGCGAAGAGAGGTGCCGTCACCATGAGGAAGCAGAAACGTGCCACGAAGGGGGCGACATCGTAGAACATGTCGCCAAGATGTGGCAGTCAGCCGGTTGTTCCGCCTGGTCGGAGGTTGTGAAGGAGATCCTTAAGGAAAAGATCCGGGCGCGGTGGGGCGCTGAGCTCGAGAAGGGGGCCGAAGCCTTTGTGGCTTCTATGGGTGCTGGCTGGCAGGCGAAAGTCGCTAAGGCCAA
The DNA window shown above is from Methylacidiphilum caldifontis and carries:
- a CDS encoding glycine--tRNA ligase, with translation MTELSLLEKIVALCKRRGIIFPSSEIYGGINGVWDFGPLGVELKRNIKESWWKAMTQLRTDVVGMDGSILMNREVWKASTHEDQFVDWFVDCKVCHARFRLDHLKESSCPLKPSKHPGECGGELTEPRRFNLLFKTYVGPLEEESALTYLRPETAQSIFVQFKNVLESSRMKIPFGIAQIGKAFRNEVNPRNFIFRSREFEQMELEYFVPPDTGLQYIEQWKEERVRWYESIGIAKEHIHVREVPEGERAFYSLKTYDLEYDFPFGRQELEGIAYRTDFDLKQHQIFSGKPLEYYDEERKCKYIPHVVEPSAGVDRTLLALLCESYSEEEIIGENGQKEKRVVLRFSPRIAPIKIGVFPLLKNKAELVQKAQSVFSRLKVHFKSFYDESGAIGRRYRRMDEIGTPFCVTIDFETLEGVREGKLAGKKDTVTVRYRDSMKQDRVGIEELVDFIRQKIG